A genomic stretch from Hypnocyclicus thermotrophus includes:
- a CDS encoding deoxycytidylate deaminase, with protein MGKFNDDLMFMLQTEILAKQSHCQRLQVAAMIVKEGRILSIGYNGTPKGLDNCDDIFKNEDKSKKNFSKEHHIWSDIHELHAEQNAISWAARQGIAIKDATIYVKYSPCRHCTKMIIASGIKRVVFLKKYDRDQEGLKIMEQANIEIIELNYESYNNFKYKIIDSLK; from the coding sequence ATGGGAAAATTTAATGATGATTTAATGTTTATGTTACAAACTGAAATTTTAGCAAAACAATCACATTGTCAAAGATTACAAGTTGCTGCAATGATAGTAAAAGAAGGTAGAATATTATCTATTGGATATAATGGTACTCCAAAAGGTCTTGATAATTGTGATGATATTTTTAAAAATGAAGACAAATCAAAAAAAAATTTTTCAAAAGAACATCATATTTGGAGTGATATTCATGAACTTCACGCAGAGCAAAATGCTATTAGTTGGGCAGCTAGGCAAGGAATCGCTATAAAAGATGCTACTATATATGTTAAATATTCTCCTTGCAGACATTGTACTAAAATGATAATAGCTTCTGGTATAAAACGAGTTGTATTTTTAAAAAAATATGATAGAGATCAAGAAGGTTTAAAAATAATGGAACAAGCGAATATTGAAATAATTGAATTAAATTATGAATCGTATAACAATTTTAAATATAAAATAATAGATAGTCTAAAATAA
- a CDS encoding 6-phospho-beta-glucosidase has protein sequence MNRKLKLVVIGGGSSYTPELIEGIIKKRKELPITELILVDVIDGEEKLKINYDLVKRMFKKENIDIDFTYSLDRKEALKGADFVLTQFRVGGFKSRILDEEIPLKYGFIGQETTGAGGFAKALRTIPVIIDICKDMEEVAKNAWLINFTNPAGIITEAINKYTNVKAIGVCNVPINMRYDVANQLGISLEKIRVQFVGLNHLSFISKVIVDGKNIIEKILFANKNNENIVKNIEKIDDIDIINQKIGLISSPYLQYFYFPQKMINKELENINSGKGTRGTQVAAIEKKLFEKYKDPNLNVKPKELEERGGARYSEIAINVIDSIYNNKNKEFVVNTINNGTFVELPNNVSIETNCIINNEGARPINSGKLPKSVAPLIKQVKAYEEYTIEAAVEGNKRKAYLALFNNPLVNNKEKIEELLNEIIIKNKKYLPNFLD, from the coding sequence ATGAATAGAAAATTAAAATTAGTTGTTATTGGTGGAGGTAGTAGTTATACTCCTGAGCTTATTGAAGGAATTATAAAAAAAAGAAAAGAACTTCCAATTACAGAATTGATATTAGTTGATGTAATAGACGGTGAGGAAAAATTAAAAATAAATTATGATTTAGTAAAAAGAATGTTTAAAAAAGAAAATATTGATATTGATTTTACTTATTCATTAGATAGAAAAGAAGCTTTAAAAGGTGCAGATTTTGTATTAACACAATTTAGAGTAGGAGGTTTTAAATCAAGAATATTAGATGAAGAGATTCCATTAAAATATGGTTTCATAGGTCAAGAAACTACAGGTGCTGGTGGATTTGCAAAAGCACTTAGAACCATTCCTGTAATTATTGATATTTGCAAAGATATGGAAGAAGTAGCAAAAAATGCATGGCTTATAAATTTTACAAATCCAGCTGGAATTATAACAGAAGCTATAAATAAATATACTAATGTTAAAGCAATAGGAGTATGTAATGTACCTATTAATATGAGATATGATGTTGCAAATCAATTAGGTATATCATTAGAAAAAATAAGAGTCCAATTTGTTGGATTGAATCATCTAAGCTTTATTTCTAAAGTAATTGTAGATGGTAAAAATATAATTGAAAAAATTTTATTTGCAAATAAAAATAATGAAAATATAGTTAAAAATATAGAAAAAATAGATGATATAGATATAATAAATCAAAAGATAGGATTAATTTCATCTCCGTATTTACAATATTTTTATTTTCCACAAAAAATGATAAATAAAGAATTAGAAAATATTAATTCTGGAAAAGGAACAAGAGGAACTCAAGTAGCAGCAATTGAAAAAAAATTATTTGAAAAATATAAAGATCCAAATCTTAATGTAAAACCAAAGGAATTAGAAGAGCGTGGTGGTGCTAGATATTCTGAAATTGCAATAAATGTAATAGATAGTATTTATAATAACAAGAATAAAGAATTTGTAGTAAATACGATAAATAATGGAACTTTTGTAGAATTACCTAATAATGTGTCAATAGAAACAAATTGCATAATAAATAATGAAGGAGCTAGACCTATAAATTCTGGAAAATTACCTAAATCAGTAGCACCTTTGATTAAACAAGTAAAAGCCTATGAAGAATATACAATAGAAGCAGCAGTAGAGGGAAATAAAAGAAAAGCATATTTAGCGCTTTTTAATAATCCATTAGTAAATAATAAAGAAAAAATAGAAGAATTATTAAATGAAATTATTATTAAAAATAAGAAATATTTACCAAATTTTTTAGACTAA
- a CDS encoding pyruvate carboxylase, whose amino-acid sequence MARKFKKILIANRGEIAIRVIRACKELGIRSVAIYTEEDKNALFRSKADEAYLIGKDKGPIEAYLDIEGIIKLAKHKAVDAIHPGYGFLSENSEFARRCAEEGIEFIGPTAEMMENLGDKIQSKLVAHKAEVPTIPGIEKPVKSIEEGLEYAKTIKFPVMIKAAAGGGGRGMRIARSEEEFVYAFKSAKSEAKKAFGIDDIFIEKFLENPKHIEVQILGDKYGNIVHLYERDCSVQRRHQKVVEFTPALTLSKEKRDAICNDALKIARVVKYQNAGTMEFLVDQNGDHYFIEMNPRVQVEHTITEMTTGIDIVQSQILIAEGHRLDSSEIGIKSQEDIVPIGYSIQCRVTTEDPKNNFAPDTGKIEVYRTGSGFGVRLDGGNGYAGAEISPYYDSLLVKVITHGRTFEDVVKKSLRALKEIKIVGVKTNIDFLINVLNHTEFKNGTCNTNFIGNHPELFEFKEKKDYEYHMLKFIGEKVVNETHGIKKDFDVPIIPDIKLSPNIKGTKQILDERGPEGVVNWIKAQKKLLLTDTTLRDAHQSLIATRVRTIDMLKIATPTAMLAKDLFSLEAWGGATFDVSYRFLKENPWKRLREIRKRVPNIMLQMLIRGSNAVGYKNYPDNVIREFIRKAAENGVDVFRIFDSLNWIKGMEVAIDEVKNQGKIAEACICYTGDILNPKKNKYTLEYYIKKAKEIEDAGAHILGIKDMSALLKPYAAYKLVKALKENISLPIHLHTHDTTGNGVATILMATEAGVDIVDTAFSAMSGLTSQPSLDSVVAALENTDRDTGVNLKNIQKISDYWSAVRPVYEKFESDLKSGTTEIYRYEIPGGQYSNLKPQVESFGLGDRFDEVKEMFKYVNDMLGDIVKVTPSSKMVGDLAIFMVQNGLTPNNILEKGKDLAFPDSVVAYFKGMMGQPEFGFPEDLQKIVLKGEKPITCRPGELLEPENFEKIKEHLKETHNIEPTEEDIISYALYPDVFDAYLKYIKENGDFSVIGSDVYFHGLSEGEITEIKIKEGKTLSIKLVSISKIDNEGFRTVSFEVNGNRRDIKIKDITEIQTLEKIEGVEIADPNNPFEIGASIPGTITKILVKEGDTVEENQSLIVIEAMKMETNITAKSAGVVDRILIKEGKQVKSGELLIELK is encoded by the coding sequence ATGGCGAGGAAATTTAAAAAAATTCTTATAGCAAATAGAGGGGAAATTGCTATTAGAGTTATTAGAGCATGTAAAGAATTAGGGATACGAAGTGTTGCTATCTATACAGAAGAAGATAAAAATGCACTTTTTAGGTCTAAAGCTGACGAAGCTTATTTAATAGGTAAAGATAAAGGGCCTATTGAAGCTTATTTAGATATTGAGGGAATAATAAAATTAGCTAAACATAAAGCTGTTGATGCTATCCATCCTGGATATGGATTTTTATCAGAAAATTCAGAATTTGCAAGACGTTGTGCAGAAGAAGGTATTGAATTTATAGGTCCAACAGCTGAAATGATGGAAAATTTAGGAGATAAAATCCAATCTAAACTTGTTGCTCATAAAGCTGAAGTTCCTACTATACCTGGTATAGAAAAACCAGTAAAAAGTATAGAAGAAGGATTAGAATATGCTAAAACTATAAAATTCCCTGTAATGATAAAAGCTGCTGCTGGTGGTGGTGGTAGAGGAATGAGAATTGCTCGTTCTGAAGAGGAATTTGTATATGCATTTAAAAGTGCTAAAAGTGAAGCTAAAAAAGCTTTTGGAATAGATGATATTTTTATAGAGAAATTTTTGGAAAATCCAAAACATATAGAAGTACAGATATTAGGGGATAAATACGGGAATATTGTGCACCTATATGAAAGAGATTGTTCTGTACAAAGAAGACATCAGAAAGTAGTTGAATTTACTCCTGCTCTTACTTTAAGTAAAGAAAAAAGAGATGCAATATGTAATGATGCATTAAAAATTGCTAGAGTAGTTAAATATCAAAATGCTGGAACTATGGAATTTTTAGTAGATCAAAATGGTGACCATTATTTTATTGAAATGAACCCAAGAGTACAAGTAGAACATACTATTACTGAAATGACTACAGGAATTGATATAGTTCAATCTCAAATTTTAATTGCTGAAGGTCATAGACTTGATTCTAGCGAAATTGGTATAAAATCTCAAGAAGACATAGTTCCAATAGGATACTCTATACAATGTAGAGTAACTACGGAAGATCCCAAAAATAACTTCGCACCTGATACAGGTAAAATTGAAGTATATAGAACTGGCTCTGGATTTGGAGTAAGACTTGACGGTGGAAATGGTTATGCTGGAGCAGAAATAAGTCCGTATTACGATAGCTTATTAGTAAAAGTGATTACTCATGGACGAACTTTTGAGGATGTTGTAAAAAAATCACTTCGTGCTTTAAAAGAAATAAAAATTGTTGGGGTAAAAACTAATATTGATTTTTTAATAAATGTATTAAACCATACTGAATTTAAAAATGGTACTTGTAATACTAATTTCATTGGAAATCATCCCGAATTATTTGAATTTAAAGAAAAAAAAGATTATGAATACCATATGTTAAAATTTATAGGCGAAAAAGTTGTAAATGAAACTCATGGAATAAAAAAAGATTTTGATGTTCCTATTATTCCAGATATCAAGCTTTCGCCAAATATCAAAGGTACTAAACAAATTCTTGATGAAAGAGGTCCAGAAGGAGTAGTTAACTGGATTAAAGCTCAAAAAAAATTACTTTTAACTGATACTACTCTTAGAGATGCTCATCAATCACTCATTGCAACAAGAGTAAGAACCATTGATATGTTAAAGATAGCTACTCCTACCGCTATGCTTGCAAAAGATTTATTTTCTTTAGAAGCTTGGGGTGGTGCAACATTTGATGTTTCATATAGATTTTTAAAAGAAAATCCTTGGAAAAGACTTAGAGAAATAAGAAAAAGAGTTCCTAATATAATGCTTCAAATGCTTATAAGAGGCTCAAATGCTGTTGGATATAAAAATTATCCTGATAATGTGATTAGAGAATTTATTAGAAAAGCTGCTGAAAACGGAGTAGATGTATTTAGAATATTTGATTCTTTAAACTGGATAAAAGGTATGGAAGTTGCTATTGATGAAGTTAAAAATCAAGGGAAAATAGCTGAAGCCTGTATTTGTTATACTGGAGATATTTTAAATCCAAAGAAAAATAAATACACTTTAGAATATTATATAAAAAAAGCAAAAGAAATCGAAGATGCTGGTGCACATATTTTAGGAATAAAAGATATGTCTGCTTTACTTAAACCTTATGCAGCATACAAATTAGTTAAAGCATTAAAAGAAAATATATCTCTCCCTATCCATTTACATACACATGATACTACCGGTAACGGGGTGGCTACTATTCTTATGGCTACAGAAGCTGGAGTAGATATAGTAGATACTGCATTTAGTGCTATGTCTGGACTTACAAGTCAACCATCACTTGATTCTGTTGTCGCTGCTCTTGAAAATACAGATAGAGATACTGGAGTAAATTTAAAAAATATTCAAAAAATATCAGATTATTGGTCAGCAGTAAGACCTGTATACGAAAAATTTGAATCTGATTTAAAATCAGGTACTACAGAAATATATAGATATGAAATTCCTGGTGGACAATATTCTAATTTAAAACCACAAGTAGAGAGTTTTGGACTTGGAGATAGATTTGACGAAGTTAAAGAAATGTTTAAATATGTAAATGATATGCTTGGTGATATAGTAAAAGTGACTCCTTCATCAAAAATGGTCGGAGATTTAGCTATATTCATGGTACAAAATGGATTAACTCCTAACAATATCTTAGAAAAAGGAAAAGATTTAGCTTTTCCAGATTCTGTTGTTGCTTATTTTAAAGGAATGATGGGACAACCAGAATTTGGATTTCCTGAAGATTTACAAAAAATAGTATTAAAAGGAGAAAAACCGATAACTTGTAGACCTGGTGAATTATTAGAACCAGAAAATTTTGAAAAAATAAAAGAGCATCTAAAAGAAACACATAATATAGAGCCAACAGAAGAAGATATTATTAGTTATGCACTATATCCTGACGTATTTGATGCATATTTAAAATATATAAAAGAAAATGGTGATTTCTCTGTTATAGGAAGCGATGTATATTTCCATGGATTAAGCGAAGGAGAAATTACAGAAATAAAAATTAAAGAAGGTAAAACTTTATCTATAAAATTAGTTTCTATTTCAAAAATAGATAATGAAGGGTTTAGGACAGTTTCTTTTGAAGTAAATGGTAATAGAAGAGATATTAAAATAAAAGATATCACAGAAATACAAACTCTTGAAAAAATAGAAGGTGTTGAAATAGCTGACCCTAATAATCCATTTGAAATTGGTGCCAGTATTCCTGGAACTATTACAAAAATACTTGTAAAAGAGGGAGATACTGTAGAAGAAAATCAAAGTCTTATTGTAATAGAAGCTATGAAAATGGAAACAAATATTACAGCTAAATCAGCTGGTGTAGTAGATAGAATATTAATAAAAGAAGGTAAACAAGTAAAAAGTGGAGAATTATTAATAGAATTAAAATAA
- the aguA gene encoding agmatine deiminase yields MYPKEEGFFMPAEWEKREKTFMEWPCREEIWFDGILEAKQGYANIAKAISKFEPVVMIVNKADKEEAEKMCDNEIEILVIEHDDSWIRDNGPTFIKNNNGELRGINWKFNSWGEKYLPYDKDNQVAKKLLEYYGVKSYDAPFVLEGGSIHVDGEGTLLTTEECLLNKNRNPHLKKENIEDYLNKYLSVEKFIWLKRGLFGDETDGHVDNVACFAKPGVVVLQVCYDKNDPNYEITQENLEILRNFIDAKGRKLEIIEIEQPPARYINGERLTLSYLNYYPVNGGIILPTFGGDAKKYDLKAKEILEKIYPDRKVVMVDGMPIIKGGGNVHCITQQMPKGVIK; encoded by the coding sequence ATGTATCCAAAAGAAGAAGGTTTTTTTATGCCTGCTGAATGGGAAAAAAGAGAAAAAACATTTATGGAATGGCCTTGTAGAGAAGAAATATGGTTTGATGGTATATTAGAAGCAAAACAAGGATATGCAAATATTGCTAAAGCAATTTCAAAGTTTGAACCAGTTGTAATGATTGTTAATAAAGCAGACAAAGAAGAAGCTGAAAAAATGTGTGACAATGAAATAGAAATATTAGTTATCGAACATGATGATTCATGGATAAGGGATAATGGACCTACTTTTATAAAAAATAATAATGGTGAACTTAGAGGAATAAATTGGAAATTTAATTCTTGGGGGGAAAAGTATCTTCCTTATGATAAAGATAATCAAGTAGCTAAAAAACTCTTAGAATACTATGGTGTAAAATCATATGACGCTCCATTTGTTCTTGAAGGTGGTTCTATTCACGTTGATGGTGAAGGAACTTTACTTACTACTGAAGAATGTTTATTAAATAAAAATAGAAATCCACATTTAAAAAAAGAAAATATTGAAGATTATTTAAATAAATATTTATCCGTTGAAAAATTTATTTGGTTAAAAAGAGGATTATTTGGTGATGAAACCGATGGACATGTAGATAATGTTGCTTGTTTTGCAAAACCTGGTGTTGTTGTTCTTCAAGTATGTTATGATAAAAATGATCCAAATTATGAAATTACTCAAGAAAATTTAGAAATTTTAAGAAATTTTATTGATGCAAAAGGGCGAAAGTTAGAAATCATAGAAATAGAACAACCACCTGCTAGATACATAAATGGTGAAAGATTAACTTTAAGTTATTTAAATTATTATCCTGTAAATGGAGGGATAATTTTGCCAACATTTGGTGGAGATGCAAAAAAATATGATTTAAAGGCTAAAGAAATATTGGAAAAAATATATCCCGATAGAAAAGTTGTTATGGTTGATGGAATGCCTATTATTAAAGGTGGAGGAAATGTACACTGTATAACACAACAAATGCCAAAAGGAGTGATAAAATAA
- a CDS encoding BadF/BadG/BcrA/BcrD ATPase family protein has product MYIAGIDGGGTKTHCIIGDEKGNIISFGNGGPANYHSVGIERSKNSLKDAINEALLNSNLSFDNIDLFVFGLSGADQEDDFIVINKFIKEIIGDKKYKLYHDSWIGLRSGSKDYTGIAAICGTGTGFSGRRKDGKEVVLRNLDYKLGNKGGGDELAIEALHFAFRSEEGTFCKTELENVIPKLFSVKTMEDVSKIIKNNNVPEEILKQIPIEIFRLANEGDTIAQELLIELGETLGRFSVSVIKKLEMENDEINVILIGSIYKGNSPLLLDAMKQTIHKVAKNVNLILPDKPPVYGAYYLGIDLLSKSGGDIK; this is encoded by the coding sequence GTGTATATTGCAGGAATTGACGGTGGTGGAACTAAAACACATTGTATAATTGGAGATGAAAAAGGAAATATTATTTCATTTGGAAATGGTGGTCCTGCTAATTATCATAGTGTCGGGATAGAAAGAAGCAAAAATTCATTAAAAGATGCTATTAATGAAGCTTTATTAAATAGTAATCTTAGTTTTGATAATATAGATTTATTTGTTTTTGGTCTATCAGGAGCAGATCAAGAAGATGATTTTATTGTAATAAATAAATTTATAAAAGAAATAATAGGAGATAAAAAATATAAACTTTATCATGACTCGTGGATAGGGCTTCGTAGTGGTAGTAAAGATTATACAGGAATAGCAGCAATTTGTGGTACAGGAACAGGATTTTCTGGTAGACGTAAAGATGGAAAAGAAGTAGTTCTTAGAAATCTTGATTATAAACTTGGAAATAAAGGTGGTGGAGATGAGTTAGCTATTGAAGCATTACATTTTGCATTTAGATCAGAAGAAGGTACATTTTGTAAAACAGAGTTAGAAAATGTAATTCCTAAACTTTTTTCAGTAAAAACAATGGAAGATGTATCTAAGATTATCAAAAATAATAATGTACCAGAAGAAATATTAAAACAAATTCCTATTGAAATTTTTAGATTGGCAAATGAAGGAGATACTATAGCACAAGAATTATTAATTGAACTTGGTGAAACTTTAGGTAGATTTTCTGTATCGGTAATTAAAAAATTAGAAATGGAAAATGATGAAATAAATGTAATTCTGATAGGTAGTATTTATAAAGGAAATTCACCTTTACTTTTAGATGCAATGAAACAAACAATACATAAAGTAGCTAAAAATGTTAATTTGATTTTACCTGATAAACCACCAGTATATGGTGCATATTATTTAGGAATAGATTTGTTATCAAAATCTGGAGGTGATATTAAATGA
- a CDS encoding formate--tetrahydrofolate ligase — MNTGGKRLKTDVQISQKAKLEPIYKIAEKMGLTENDIEIYGKYKAKINLDILKKEVKKDTKLILTTAITPTPAGEGKSTTSIGLGMALNKIGKKTVIALREPSLGPCFGMKGGATGGGYAQVVPMEDINLHFTGDIHAITAANNLLCSMIDNHIKWGNELKIDVNNILFKRAVDLNDRALREIVIALGGKANGIPREDSFLITVASEVMAILCLAENIFDLKEKLGEIVFAYDIEGNPLKAKQLKANGAMAALLKEAIKPNLVQTIENTPAIIHGGPFANIAHGCNSVVATKAAMQLGDYVVTEAGFAADLGAEKFLNIKCRKADLKPNCIVIVATVRALKMHGGIKKEDLNIRNLEALVKGMENLEKHIENMQKFNIPIVVAINEFPTDTKEELDLVEKICNDLGVEVALSQVWAKGGEGGIELANKVVNLIENKPSNFKPLYDLDITIQEKIEKICTEIYGADGVNYSKKALNKIKKFEELGYGKLPVCMAKTQNSISDKPELKGRPKGFKVDIADLNISAGAGFIVVLTGEILTMPGLPKKPAAENIDIDENGNIIGLF; from the coding sequence ATGAATACAGGAGGTAAAAGATTGAAAACTGATGTACAAATCTCTCAAAAAGCAAAATTAGAACCAATTTATAAAATTGCAGAAAAAATGGGTTTAACAGAAAATGATATAGAAATTTATGGGAAATATAAAGCAAAAATAAACTTAGATATATTAAAAAAAGAAGTAAAAAAAGATACAAAATTAATACTTACTACAGCAATAACACCAACACCTGCTGGAGAAGGAAAATCAACTACATCAATTGGGCTAGGAATGGCATTAAATAAAATAGGTAAAAAAACAGTAATCGCATTAAGAGAACCATCACTTGGACCATGTTTTGGGATGAAAGGTGGAGCTACAGGTGGTGGATATGCGCAAGTTGTACCAATGGAGGATATAAACCTTCATTTTACAGGTGATATACATGCTATAACAGCAGCGAATAATTTATTATGTTCTATGATAGATAATCATATAAAATGGGGAAATGAGCTTAAAATTGATGTAAATAATATTCTTTTTAAAAGAGCAGTTGATTTAAATGATAGAGCTTTAAGAGAGATTGTCATCGCTCTAGGAGGTAAAGCAAATGGAATTCCTAGAGAAGATTCATTTTTGATAACTGTAGCATCAGAAGTAATGGCTATACTTTGTTTAGCAGAAAATATATTTGATTTAAAAGAAAAATTGGGGGAAATAGTTTTTGCGTATGATATAGAAGGAAATCCGTTAAAAGCTAAACAATTAAAAGCAAATGGAGCAATGGCAGCATTATTAAAAGAAGCAATAAAACCAAATTTAGTTCAAACTATTGAAAATACACCAGCTATAATTCATGGGGGGCCTTTTGCAAATATAGCGCATGGATGTAATTCGGTAGTTGCAACTAAAGCAGCTATGCAACTTGGAGATTATGTAGTTACAGAAGCTGGTTTTGCTGCAGATTTAGGAGCAGAAAAATTTTTAAATATAAAATGTAGAAAAGCTGATTTAAAGCCAAATTGTATAGTGATTGTAGCTACAGTTAGAGCTTTAAAAATGCACGGGGGAATAAAAAAAGAAGATTTGAATATAAGAAATCTTGAAGCACTTGTTAAAGGAATGGAAAATCTGGAGAAACATATAGAAAATATGCAAAAATTTAATATACCTATTGTTGTAGCAATAAATGAGTTTCCTACAGATACAAAAGAAGAGCTTGATTTAGTAGAAAAAATTTGTAATGATCTTGGAGTAGAAGTAGCACTTTCTCAAGTATGGGCAAAAGGAGGAGAAGGAGGAATAGAATTAGCTAATAAAGTAGTAAATTTAATAGAAAATAAACCTTCTAATTTTAAACCATTATATGACTTAGATATAACTATTCAAGAAAAAATAGAAAAAATTTGTACTGAAATTTATGGTGCAGATGGTGTAAATTATAGTAAAAAAGCATTAAATAAAATAAAAAAATTTGAAGAACTAGGATATGGTAAATTGCCAGTATGTATGGCAAAAACTCAAAACTCAATATCAGATAAACCAGAATTAAAAGGTAGACCAAAAGGATTTAAAGTGGATATAGCTGATTTAAATATATCAGCAGGAGCTGGATTTATAGTTGTATTAACGGGGGAAATTTTAACTATGCCAGGACTACCTAAAAAACCTGCTGCTGAAAATATTGATATTGATGAAAATGGAAATATAATAGGATTATTTTAA
- a CDS encoding YibE/F family protein, with protein sequence MKKILLLMLIFISTLSFANDIKEEYLSAKIINILSKEKATQEDENVEYYLNLKIKILDKNYKNQIITLKYPIYKNKIYNLNIKKGSKIVLYKYTEDENQEYYIFSFNNNVAIIILISIFLTLVVLIAKKSGIKAIIALIISLLFVYKLLIPGILKGYSPIVLAVIFSTLSTVITIYLNNDNSIKKIVAIISTLLGVIFSGIISLIFVKYLNITGYSNTESYSYMYILGQVNLKEIVSAGIIIGALGAVMDIGVSISSALWELKEQNPEMNEKELINSGMNIGKDVIGTMVNTLILAYVGSSIFTILLIVAQNSKFPLIRVLNTEFILIELLRGLAGSIGIVIVVPIATFLSSKIYTRHFSKKMV encoded by the coding sequence ATGAAAAAAATTTTATTATTAATGTTAATTTTTATAAGTACTTTATCATTTGCAAATGATATCAAAGAAGAATATTTATCAGCAAAAATTATTAATATTTTATCAAAAGAAAAAGCAACTCAAGAAGATGAAAATGTCGAATATTATTTAAACCTCAAAATTAAAATTCTTGATAAAAATTATAAAAATCAAATTATAACTTTAAAATATCCTATTTATAAAAATAAAATTTATAATTTGAATATAAAAAAAGGATCTAAAATAGTTCTTTATAAATATACTGAAGATGAAAATCAGGAATACTATATTTTTAGCTTTAATAATAATGTAGCTATTATTATTTTAATAAGTATATTTTTAACTTTAGTTGTTTTAATAGCTAAAAAAAGTGGTATTAAGGCCATAATTGCTCTTATTATTTCATTATTATTTGTATATAAATTATTAATTCCTGGAATATTAAAAGGCTATTCACCTATTGTTCTAGCTGTTATTTTTAGTACTTTATCTACTGTAATTACTATTTATTTAAATAATGATAATAGTATTAAAAAAATTGTAGCTATTATTTCTACTTTATTAGGAGTAATTTTTTCTGGTATAATTTCTTTAATATTTGTAAAATATTTAAATATAACAGGATATAGCAATACAGAAAGTTATAGCTATATGTATATATTAGGGCAAGTAAATTTAAAAGAAATAGTTTCAGCTGGAATAATAATAGGAGCTCTTGGAGCTGTAATGGATATTGGAGTATCAATTTCATCTGCACTTTGGGAATTAAAAGAACAAAATCCAGAAATGAATGAAAAAGAATTAATAAACTCAGGAATGAATATAGGAAAAGATGTTATTGGAACTATGGTTAATACTCTTATTTTAGCTTATGTAGGAAGTTCTATTTTTACAATATTATTAATAGTAGCTCAAAATAGTAAATTTCCATTAATTAGAGTCTTAAATACTGAGTTTATTTTAATAGAATTGCTTAGAGGACTTGCTGGAAGTATTGGAATTGTTATTGTTGTACCTATTGCTACTTTTTTATCAAGTAAAATTTATACTAGACACTTTTCCAAAAAAATGGTATAA
- the aguB gene encoding N-carbamoylputrescine amidase has translation MRKVKVAATQMACSWDIDENIKTAEKLVRKAHNQGAQIILLQELFETVYFCQKEKPDFFKYAVELEKNKAIKHFQKIAKELNVVLPISFYERKNRAKYNSIAVIDANGEILGVYRKTHIPDGPGYEEKFYFNPGDTGFKVFNTKYAKIGIGICWDQWFPETARALALLGAELIFYPTAIGSEPQDNTIDSKNHWQMCMRGHAASNITPVIASNRIGTEVIDDSQITFYGSSFIAGPEGEMLHEADRTNEAILVHEFDLDEIELKRSSWGIFRDRRPEKYDVLSSLDGEFKYKR, from the coding sequence ATGAGAAAAGTAAAAGTAGCCGCTACCCAAATGGCTTGTAGCTGGGATATTGATGAAAATATAAAAACTGCTGAAAAACTTGTGAGAAAAGCTCATAATCAAGGTGCTCAAATAATTTTGTTACAAGAACTTTTTGAAACTGTATATTTTTGTCAAAAAGAAAAACCTGATTTCTTTAAATATGCTGTAGAATTAGAAAAAAACAAGGCTATAAAACATTTTCAAAAAATAGCTAAAGAATTGAATGTTGTTTTACCTATTAGTTTTTATGAAAGAAAAAACAGAGCAAAATACAATTCTATAGCTGTAATTGATGCTAATGGAGAAATTTTAGGAGTTTATAGAAAGACTCATATACCAGATGGCCCAGGATATGAAGAAAAATTTTATTTTAATCCAGGTGATACTGGATTTAAAGTATTTAATACAAAATATGCTAAAATAGGTATCGGAATTTGTTGGGATCAATGGTTTCCAGAAACAGCTAGAGCTCTAGCACTTCTCGGTGCAGAACTTATATTCTATCCTACAGCTATTGGTAGCGAACCTCAAGATAATACTATTGACTCTAAAAATCATTGGCAAATGTGCATGAGAGGTCATGCTGCATCAAATATTACTCCTGTAATTGCATCAAATAGAATAGGTACAGAAGTTATAGATGATTCTCAAATTACTTTTTATGGTTCATCATTTATTGCAGGGCCTGAAGGTGAAATGTTACATGAAGCTGATAGAACAAATGAAGCTATATTAGTACATGAATTTGATTTAGATGAAATAGAATTAAAAAGAAGTTCTTGGGGAATATTTAGAGATAGAAGACCTGAAAAATATGATGTTTTATCATCACTTGATGGAGAGTTTAAATATAAAAGATAA